The genomic segment AAACACCTTTGATGGCAAAACCAGAGCCATGCTCAGCTCACTGAAACATTTGTTTGAATTGCAATTGAGAATGCTGGCGGAGCAAAAGGAGCAAGATCATAAAGAGGCATTCAAAGAGCAGACATTAATGACCATGGGACTGGCCCATGAACTCAATACACCACTGGGTGTGAGTGTGACGTCTGCATCTATGTTGGTCGAGTCGGCCGGTAAGCTTTTACAAGCATTAGATGACGGGCCTGAGTCTGTGGATGAAGTCCGCAAACAGGCGGATTGCATTGGTCAGGCTGCAGCCATACTGGCACGCAATCTTTATCAGATTGACGATAAAATTGACCGGCTTAAACAGTCTATTGTGCAGTGTCACAATGGGGTTTCGACAGTATGCCGTATTGCAGACGTTTTTAATTCGCTGGCAGAAGTATGGGCACCCTCTCTGGCAGAGAAAGAAATCACCCTGAAAATTGATATCGACTCAAGCGCAGACGTATTATTACATCTCAAGCCCGCAAGTTTAATCGAAGCGCTCAACCATCTGATTACCAACGCAATTGAACATGCATTTGATGGCGTTGAGGAACCAAAGATCAGAATTGGCGCCAAGGTTAAAAATCAGGAGCTCAAGCTCAGAGTCAGTGATAATGGCGCTGGCGTAAACCTGATACACCCGGAAGATATTTTTGCACCATTTTATTCAACTAAGAAGCAGGTTGCAGGGTCAGGTTTAGGTTTGGCACATGTTAAGCGTATTGCTCTGAATGATCTGGCTGGGACAGTGTACGTCAGTCGTTATCAAAATGGCTTAAGCATAGTACTACGATTTCCTGTTTCCGGGCCGATAGCGCAACCTTGATCTGACAGTCAAATAGGGGCTATAAGCCCTTTTGTGCCTTGACGGTTGCAATAGCCAAAGATATTTCTGCCGCCACTGATGCATGCTTTTTATGCAGGACATGATAGGCTTTTGAGCTAAACAAGTGATGCACATTTAAATGAGCAAGCGAGTCGGGTAGCGGCCACTGAGTTGATACCACAAAGATTGCATAATCGAAACGATGCAGATTGAGCAGCTCGGGTAACTTGCCTAAGTTATTAATCTGATAAAACTGATTTCTTTGTGCTTGAGGATACTTGGTGAGCAGCACACGCTTTGATTGATCGGTAGCGACTATCGTACTTGGTGTTGCCACCAACACAGAGTTGTCGCAAGGTACACTTGTGACGCACAAGAGGACAAAGTCAACCTCGGTCAATGCCGGACCCACAGAGATAACATCTTTGAAAGGTGCGAATATCTCCTGTGCCAGAATGACGTCGCCATCGGTATGCTCTGCCGTAATTTCGTGCAACACACGGTGCGCGGGCATGGCAATAAAGTTGGCTTTGATACCTGCCTGAGCATACGCTGCCCGAATTAATGGCAAGGCCTGATCGCGGACGCTGGGATGTTGCAGGTAAGATATGGTTAATGGTGTAGCCCCAACTGATGCACTGGAAGCGCATAACACAACAACCCAGATTATTAACAAAAAAATTTCTTTGAGCATAAAACGCGCCTTAGTGGATCTGCGCAGAATTATACCCAGTTTAGTTGCAAAGCATAGTCTCCAAAGGTGTTATATCCGGTTAAATTAACCACAATTTGCCCTCGATCATAGTCCTGTCAAATAGCTAAGATAAAAAAGGTACACCCTTGTCTCCTCTGCCTTCAAAGCGACTTGTTTGTGTCATCAAGAATTAACAAATATGATTAAAAATTAGTTGACTTAGAGGGGCAGCCCGATAAGATGAACGTAGACAGAATTTGGGTCAGTGTTTATAAATCTCCATTACGTTGTTGTATAAGTTTTTGCTTGTAGTAGTACCGTCCTGAAGTTTTATCACCGGCAAAATTTAGGTCTATGCGCCCACATGGGCATAGGTTTGCCAGTTTTTTGTATAGAAGGATCCTTTGCAACAGGGCAGAGGTTAGCTTTTAGGGATTGGCATCATTTTAATATTCAGGATTTACTATTATGTCTAATACTTTAACAGGTACCGTAAAGTGGTTTAACGAATCAAAAGGTTTTGGTTTCATCGCTCAGGAAAATGGCCCAGATGTATTCGCACACTTCAGTGCAATCAAAGGTGACGGTTTCCGCACCCTTGCTGAAGGCGAGCGTGTTGAGTTTAAACTGACTCAAGGCCAGAAAGGTCCTCAGGCAGAAGAAATCGTTAAGCTGTAATTAAAAGCTTAATACCCTGAGAGAAAAAGCAGGCTAAGGCTTGCTTTTTTGTACCTGTTATCCACTTAGCATACCTTTCAATTAACAGCCTGTGATAAGATCGCATCATTAATAATTCCTGATGTGTTTTATTCCATGGATCTGACCCAATTCTGGCAGCTCATTGCCATTGACAACCAAAGCAAAGATAAAACGGCGCAACTAAAAACCAGGCTGGAAACACTGTCTGATACAGACATTGCCGATTTTGACACACACTACAGCAAGCAACTCAGACGCTTATGGCACTGGGATATCTGGGGTGCAGCCTATGTGACCTGCGGCTGCAATAGTGAATATGATTTCCTGGATTTCTGCAACTGGTTGCTAACCCAGGGAGAAGCCGTGGTAGAACAAGTGCTGACCCAGCCAGATACACTGGCAAGCATTGAAGACATTCCCCTGCGCGATAACCTGCCTTACCCTTACTGCGACGAACTGGACCTGACAGCAGGCTTGCTCTACGAGCAAAAAACGGAGCAGGAGCTGCCCTATCACAATACTGTGAACTATGCGCCACAGGGCAAACAGTTTAAAAATAAACCCAAAGTGTTAAAGCAAACCTACCCACACTTATTTGCTAAGTATTGGCAGGGGTGAAATTCGCCAAAACCGCCGAGAGCCTGACTGTGCCTGATTCGTTTTCGGTGATATACCGCAGAGCTTAAGTTACAAAATGCAGGCACAAAATGCGCCTCCCTCACATATAGACAGCCACGGTCAAAGAGGCGCAAGGCCAAATTAGACTTTGTACACCCGGTGCATATTTTTGTATGGTGCTTAAGTACAACAAAAGAAAATAGCTTTCTATTAAAGTCATGGTGGACTATTCTTAGCCAACTGAAATATCTACTAACTTATTTACTTGTAGAGTCTTGTCATTTCAATAACAGCAGCAATCTCCCCTGAGTGTGTAAAATACCATTTTAAATAGTGCTTAAGTACCGTTTTGTTTACTTCAGCCGATCGCGTTCCAAGTACAGAAGTGAACATGAAATTTTAACAGGTTGTTTGTTTT from the Pseudoalteromonas sp. R3 genome contains:
- a CDS encoding ATP-binding protein, which codes for MNTNTISDELVVQWNELLTRVAELLEVPVALIMKLNGSHLSVFNKSLNSKNPYEIGDSECWDQSGLYCETVIKTQHELFVPNALKDPIWDHNPDIKLGMIAYLGLPIKNVDDSVFGTVCVLDDKENTFDGKTRAMLSSLKHLFELQLRMLAEQKEQDHKEAFKEQTLMTMGLAHELNTPLGVSVTSASMLVESAGKLLQALDDGPESVDEVRKQADCIGQAAAILARNLYQIDDKIDRLKQSIVQCHNGVSTVCRIADVFNSLAEVWAPSLAEKEITLKIDIDSSADVLLHLKPASLIEALNHLITNAIEHAFDGVEEPKIRIGAKVKNQELKLRVSDNGAGVNLIHPEDIFAPFYSTKKQVAGSGLGLAHVKRIALNDLAGTVYVSRYQNGLSIVLRFPVSGPIAQP
- a CDS encoding cold-shock protein — encoded protein: MSNTLTGTVKWFNESKGFGFIAQENGPDVFAHFSAIKGDGFRTLAEGERVEFKLTQGQKGPQAEEIVKL
- a CDS encoding DUF4240 domain-containing protein; this encodes MDLTQFWQLIAIDNQSKDKTAQLKTRLETLSDTDIADFDTHYSKQLRRLWHWDIWGAAYVTCGCNSEYDFLDFCNWLLTQGEAVVEQVLTQPDTLASIEDIPLRDNLPYPYCDELDLTAGLLYEQKTEQELPYHNTVNYAPQGKQFKNKPKVLKQTYPHLFAKYWQG